From a region of the Methylocystis hirsuta genome:
- a CDS encoding dihydrolipoamide acetyltransferase family protein, protein MSAFKMPALGADMEAGTLVEWLVKPGDRVKSGDVVAVVETQKGAIEVEIFLEGVVSNILVPVGARVPVGTVLAQIEGAEGAAPPPPLEPAAAALKPAPQVLAQAPPMPAITAPSSRLKITPAARRRATALSLDPTMIVKGTGVEGSIRLADVETYASGAKLARCPAKIGLDLSQMRQAIAAAMSRSKREIPHYYLTETVDLHAASTWIERYNAEKTPVERILPAVLFLKAAALALREQPHLNGAYENGAFIPSSSIHIGWAISLRGGGLIAPAIRDTDRKSLAELMAAMRDLVERARRGNLRSSELTSPTITVTSVGDRGAESVTGVIYPPQVAIVGFGRVVARPWVVDGRIESHPLVTVSLAADHRVTDGHIGGLYLAAVGRLLQEPDKL, encoded by the coding sequence ATGAGCGCGTTCAAAATGCCAGCGCTCGGCGCCGACATGGAGGCCGGCACGCTCGTCGAGTGGCTCGTGAAGCCTGGCGATCGAGTCAAGTCCGGGGATGTCGTCGCGGTGGTCGAGACGCAAAAGGGCGCGATAGAGGTAGAAATCTTTCTGGAGGGCGTCGTCTCCAACATCCTCGTTCCGGTCGGCGCGCGCGTTCCGGTCGGGACGGTTCTTGCGCAGATCGAGGGCGCAGAGGGCGCCGCCCCGCCGCCCCCCCTGGAACCCGCAGCCGCTGCGCTGAAGCCGGCGCCGCAGGTATTGGCGCAAGCGCCGCCGATGCCGGCCATCACGGCGCCGAGCTCGCGACTAAAGATTACGCCCGCGGCGCGGCGCCGAGCGACGGCGTTGAGCCTCGACCCCACAATGATCGTGAAAGGAACCGGCGTCGAGGGATCGATCCGGCTCGCCGACGTCGAAACATACGCGAGCGGAGCGAAACTCGCGCGGTGCCCGGCGAAAATAGGCCTCGACCTTTCTCAGATGCGCCAGGCGATCGCCGCCGCAATGAGTCGTTCGAAGCGGGAAATACCGCACTATTACCTCACCGAAACGGTTGACCTTCACGCCGCTTCGACCTGGATCGAGCGATACAACGCCGAGAAAACCCCAGTCGAACGCATTCTGCCCGCCGTGCTCTTTCTCAAGGCTGCGGCCTTGGCCTTGCGCGAGCAACCGCACCTCAACGGCGCTTATGAAAACGGCGCCTTCATTCCTTCTTCCAGTATTCACATCGGCTGGGCGATTTCGCTGCGCGGCGGCGGACTGATCGCGCCGGCCATACGCGACACGGACAGAAAATCGCTGGCCGAACTGATGGCGGCCATGCGCGACCTGGTGGAGCGCGCGCGACGCGGGAATTTGCGTAGCTCCGAACTCACTTCTCCCACTATTACCGTCACGAGCGTCGGCGATCGAGGAGCGGAGTCGGTGACCGGCGTTATCTATCCTCCGCAGGTCGCGATCGTCGGATTTGGCCGTGTGGTCGCGCGTCCATGGGTTGTCGATGGGCGCATCGAGAGTCATCCGCTCGTCACCGTCAGCCTCGCGGCGGATCATAGGGTCACCGACGGCCATATCGGCGGCCTGTATCTCGCCGCGGTCGGGCGTCTCTTACAGGAGCCGGATAAATTATGA
- a CDS encoding ABC transporter ATP-binding protein/permease, giving the protein MIDRDNPQQEEKARRTTAAGDLWPHLKMILDALRASRQRFALYWLGFALVVIISATAYGQIRLNAWNKPFYDALSRKELSAVIEQLLVFAYIAGALLVLNVAQTWLAQMAKLKLREGMTRDLFFQWLKSHRSFRIASLGEIGVNPDQRIHADAQRLAEVSTDLGVGLLQATLLLLSFVGVLWGLSEGVAFDLFDRKIVIPGYMVWCALLYASVASFASWRVGRPLVELGAQRYARESEMRFALMDVNEHGEAIAVSRGEKLVEDRLHRELDRLLDVLRRIVSATTNLTWVTAGYGWFTIVAPIIVAAPAYFAGSLTFGGLLMAVGAFTQVQQSLRWFVDNAGTIADWRATLHRVGGFRQALIDIDKAGLDARRITFEETSDDRFVLDELCILSPAGLTSLSDARVEIAPGEHVLIVGEPRSGKTRLFLAMAGLWTSGSGRIRLPSAESVLFVPKRAYIPDLSLRAIISYPSPSSDFSEEAYVAALTRFDLGHFAFLLDRVARWEKELTDPEQQQLAFARVLLHKPRFVVVDEAIESLSPQARQTLFDVFGQELAGTALIYVSGPKSQDKFFGRVLHLTLDARQRPPERSAASNARLAN; this is encoded by the coding sequence ATGATTGATCGAGACAACCCGCAGCAGGAGGAAAAGGCTCGGCGAACGACCGCGGCCGGCGATCTATGGCCGCATCTCAAGATGATCCTCGACGCCCTTCGCGCATCTCGCCAAAGATTCGCGCTCTATTGGCTGGGCTTCGCTCTCGTCGTGATCATCAGCGCGACGGCCTATGGCCAGATTCGGCTAAACGCGTGGAATAAGCCTTTTTACGACGCGCTGTCGCGAAAGGAGCTCTCCGCCGTTATCGAGCAGCTTTTGGTTTTTGCCTATATCGCCGGCGCATTGCTGGTTCTCAACGTCGCTCAGACATGGCTGGCACAGATGGCCAAGCTGAAATTGCGCGAAGGGATGACCCGGGATTTGTTCTTTCAGTGGCTGAAATCGCATCGCAGCTTCCGCATCGCGAGTCTGGGCGAAATCGGCGTCAACCCAGACCAGCGCATTCATGCCGACGCGCAGCGGCTCGCCGAGGTCTCAACGGATTTAGGAGTCGGCCTTCTGCAAGCGACTTTGCTGCTCTTAAGTTTCGTCGGCGTGCTGTGGGGACTCTCCGAAGGCGTTGCATTCGACCTATTCGACAGGAAGATCGTCATTCCGGGCTATATGGTCTGGTGTGCGCTCCTCTATGCAAGCGTCGCTTCTTTCGCCAGCTGGCGTGTCGGGCGCCCGCTGGTCGAGCTCGGCGCCCAACGCTATGCGCGAGAATCCGAAATGCGTTTTGCGCTGATGGATGTCAATGAACACGGCGAAGCGATTGCGGTTTCCCGCGGCGAAAAGCTGGTGGAAGATCGTCTGCACCGGGAGCTCGATCGTCTTCTCGACGTGTTGCGCCGAATTGTCTCCGCAACCACCAATCTGACTTGGGTGACCGCCGGCTATGGCTGGTTCACCATCGTTGCGCCCATCATCGTCGCCGCCCCCGCCTATTTTGCGGGAAGTCTCACCTTCGGCGGCTTGCTCATGGCGGTGGGGGCTTTCACTCAGGTGCAGCAATCGCTGCGCTGGTTCGTCGACAACGCCGGAACGATCGCCGATTGGCGCGCGACGCTGCATCGCGTCGGCGGTTTTCGGCAAGCCTTGATCGACATCGACAAGGCCGGCTTGGACGCGCGCCGCATCACATTCGAAGAGACGTCCGACGATCGGTTTGTCCTCGACGAACTGTGCATTCTTTCGCCCGCCGGACTAACGAGCTTAAGCGACGCGCGTGTCGAGATTGCGCCCGGCGAACATGTGCTGATCGTAGGCGAGCCGAGGTCCGGCAAGACGCGGTTGTTTCTGGCGATGGCGGGATTGTGGACATCCGGGAGCGGACGCATTCGTCTGCCGTCGGCGGAAAGCGTTCTCTTTGTCCCGAAGCGCGCCTACATACCCGATCTTTCATTGCGCGCGATTATATCCTACCCGTCGCCATCGAGCGATTTCTCTGAGGAAGCCTATGTCGCGGCGCTGACTCGTTTCGATCTGGGACATTTCGCGTTTCTGCTGGATCGGGTGGCGCGATGGGAGAAAGAGCTGACAGATCCCGAGCAGCAACAACTCGCCTTTGCACGCGTCCTGCTTCACAAGCCGCGGTTCGTCGTTGTGGACGAGGCGATCGAGTCGCTCTCGCCCCAGGCACGCCAAACGCTTTTCGATGTCTTCGGACAAGAGCTGGCGGGAACGGCGCTAATCTATGTTAGCGGACCAAAAAGTCAGGACAAGTTCTTTGGCCGCGTGTTGCATTTGACGCTGGACGCGCGACAACGGCCGCCCGAACGTTCGGCCGCATCAAACGCTCGCTTGGCCAATTGA
- a CDS encoding ROK family protein, translating into MHVVIDIGGTKTRLAGAHDLGAFLEPVIVDTRQNYREALDVLYAAAVGASRGASIDGVAIGVPGVLSRDKRVLVHAPNLPKWNGAKIADDIESAVGAPTVLENDAALVGLGEATDGAGKGSAILAYITISTGVNGARIVDGQIDRATYGFEIGEQYLDDSARTFEELVSGRAIAARFNMPPRELGEDHPVWDELARLTARALHNAIAHWSPDRIVIGGSMMNEVGIPIDRIWTHLQALPRKNPALPEIVHATLGDFGGLWGGLARLRLAREQISLAPAGSIGQASV; encoded by the coding sequence ATGCATGTCGTCATCGATATTGGCGGAACGAAGACGCGGCTCGCAGGCGCTCATGATCTTGGTGCGTTCCTAGAACCCGTCATCGTCGATACGCGGCAGAATTACCGAGAAGCGCTCGACGTTCTGTACGCTGCAGCTGTAGGGGCGTCGAGGGGCGCGTCGATCGATGGCGTGGCGATCGGCGTTCCAGGGGTGCTGTCGCGCGATAAGCGCGTTCTGGTTCACGCGCCCAATCTTCCAAAATGGAATGGAGCCAAAATCGCCGACGACATCGAATCCGCTGTTGGCGCGCCCACCGTGTTGGAGAACGACGCCGCCCTTGTGGGCCTCGGCGAAGCGACCGATGGCGCGGGAAAGGGCTCGGCGATCCTCGCCTATATCACGATCTCGACGGGCGTGAACGGCGCGCGCATCGTCGATGGCCAAATCGATCGCGCAACCTATGGTTTCGAGATTGGCGAGCAATACCTCGACGATTCGGCGCGCACTTTCGAGGAGCTTGTCTCGGGCCGCGCGATCGCCGCGCGCTTCAACATGCCTCCGCGCGAGCTCGGCGAGGACCATCCCGTGTGGGATGAACTCGCTCGGCTCACCGCGCGGGCTCTGCACAATGCGATCGCGCATTGGTCGCCCGACCGCATCGTCATTGGCGGCTCGATGATGAACGAAGTTGGCATTCCGATCGATCGCATATGGACGCATCTGCAGGCGCTGCCGCGCAAGAATCCGGCGCTGCCTGAAATCGTACATGCGACGCTCGGCGACTTCGGCGGATTATGGGGCGGTCTTGCACGACTGCGTCTCGCGCGCGAGCAAATATCGCTCGCGCCGGCCGGCTCAATTGGCCAAGCGAGCGTTTGA
- a CDS encoding acyl carrier protein yields MTDAEIRAIVLELIGDIAPEADLASARDEDDIREIFDLDSMDFANLVVAIHDRLGVNIPEAHYNQLFTLECAIAYLHDALTQPKQNDG; encoded by the coding sequence ATGACGGACGCCGAAATCAGAGCGATCGTTCTGGAGCTCATTGGCGACATCGCGCCCGAGGCCGATCTCGCCTCGGCTCGCGATGAAGACGACATACGTGAAATATTCGACCTTGATTCGATGGATTTCGCCAATCTCGTCGTCGCCATTCATGATCGACTGGGGGTCAATATTCCCGAGGCCCACTACAATCAGCTCTTCACGCTGGAGTGTGCGATCGCCTATCTGCATGATGCGCTCACGCAACCAAAACAAAACGATGGATAG
- a CDS encoding alpha-ketoacid dehydrogenase subunit beta codes for MNAPQANAAARMTYREACKQALREALLSDPRVFLMGEDIGRYGGCYAVTKGLLEEFGEERIRDTPLSESAFVGAGVGAAMAGMRPIVEIMTVNFSLLALDQIVNNAVTIPHMSGGQFAIPLVIRMATGGGRRVAAQHSRSLEGWYAHIPGLRVLTPATVEDARFMLKGALADPNPVIIFEHVMLYNMEGDLPSDMKVVEIAHAKVHRAGRDISLITYGGSLFKALEAADALAAEGIDAEVIDLRGLRPLDTKTILDSVAKTRRCVIIDEGWRSGSISAEIGMRIAEEAFFELDAPLRRVCSREAPIPFAAHLEDACLPQVATIVAVARELVRPS; via the coding sequence GTGAACGCACCGCAAGCGAACGCCGCCGCGCGCATGACCTATCGCGAGGCCTGCAAGCAGGCGCTTCGCGAGGCGCTGCTCTCCGATCCACGCGTCTTCCTGATGGGCGAGGACATCGGCCGCTACGGCGGCTGCTACGCAGTGACAAAGGGTCTCCTTGAGGAGTTTGGCGAGGAGCGCATTCGTGACACGCCGCTCTCGGAGAGCGCCTTCGTCGGCGCGGGGGTCGGCGCCGCCATGGCGGGGATGCGACCGATCGTGGAAATCATGACCGTGAATTTCAGCCTGCTCGCGCTCGATCAAATCGTCAACAACGCGGTCACCATTCCGCATATGTCGGGCGGCCAGTTCGCGATTCCCCTCGTCATTCGCATGGCCACCGGCGGCGGGCGACGCGTCGCCGCACAGCATTCGCGCAGTCTCGAGGGCTGGTATGCGCATATCCCCGGACTACGCGTCCTGACGCCCGCCACGGTCGAGGACGCGCGCTTCATGTTGAAGGGCGCGCTCGCTGACCCCAATCCGGTGATTATTTTCGAGCATGTCATGCTCTACAATATGGAGGGCGATCTTCCATCGGACATGAAGGTGGTCGAAATAGCGCACGCGAAAGTGCATCGCGCCGGACGAGATATAAGCCTCATCACCTATGGCGGCAGTCTGTTCAAGGCGCTGGAGGCGGCGGACGCGCTTGCTGCCGAAGGGATCGATGCAGAAGTCATCGATTTGCGCGGGCTCAGGCCGCTCGACACGAAGACCATTCTCGACTCAGTCGCAAAGACGAGGCGCTGTGTCATCATTGACGAAGGCTGGCGCAGCGGGTCGATTTCCGCCGAAATCGGCATGCGCATCGCAGAAGAAGCTTTCTTCGAACTCGACGCGCCGTTGCGGCGCGTATGCTCGCGAGAGGCGCCTATACCCTTTGCGGCGCATCTCGAAGACGCTTGCCTGCCGCAAGTGGCGACGATCGTCGCAGTAGCACGCGAACTTGTCCGTCCGTCATGA
- a CDS encoding AI-2E family transporter, translating to MPNRQIFGLVLLGVMVWLGFVVVKPFLTPLVWAAILAYVTGPYHVRIRRVCGNRPSLAATIATLVLMVVLVVPVSFLLIRLQSELADAYRDLSTKYTSQPLVLPKVVTNIPILGPALDEAVTQVWNDPELRKQQVKEWLEPWVRELAGIIGQIGRTFAQLAIMTVTLFFFYRDGDRVLEQIRGGLRKVAGEPADQYFNAVGDTTQAVVFGLIVSALAQGLIAGIGYAFIGVGPPILLGALTAVTALVPFLGTVAVWGPIGLWLLFSDRIGTGFALLAWGTFIVNPTDNILKPLLISNATDVPLVIVLFGVMGGLLAFGLVGLFLGPLILAVLFAIWRQWLAEDGDSSRSSGFGSKQ from the coding sequence ATGCCAAATCGTCAGATTTTTGGTCTCGTCTTGCTTGGCGTCATGGTCTGGCTTGGCTTTGTCGTCGTGAAGCCTTTCCTCACGCCCCTGGTGTGGGCCGCCATTCTCGCGTACGTCACCGGTCCATATCACGTGAGAATCCGACGCGTCTGCGGAAATCGGCCATCCCTTGCTGCAACGATTGCGACGCTCGTCCTTATGGTGGTTCTGGTCGTGCCAGTTTCGTTTCTCTTGATCCGATTGCAAAGCGAACTAGCCGACGCCTACAGGGACCTGTCGACGAAATACACCAGCCAACCGCTTGTCTTGCCTAAAGTAGTCACCAACATCCCCATCCTTGGACCTGCTCTCGATGAGGCGGTGACCCAAGTGTGGAACGATCCAGAGCTTCGGAAACAGCAGGTGAAAGAGTGGTTGGAGCCCTGGGTGCGGGAACTTGCCGGGATAATCGGACAAATTGGGCGCACATTCGCGCAACTTGCCATCATGACGGTTACCCTGTTCTTCTTCTATCGTGACGGAGATCGGGTGTTGGAGCAGATTCGCGGAGGATTGCGCAAAGTCGCAGGCGAGCCAGCGGATCAATATTTCAACGCCGTAGGAGATACGACGCAAGCCGTGGTTTTCGGATTGATTGTCAGCGCCTTGGCGCAGGGCCTCATTGCCGGTATTGGCTACGCATTTATCGGCGTTGGACCGCCAATTCTGTTAGGCGCGCTCACGGCTGTAACGGCCTTGGTGCCATTCTTGGGCACTGTGGCGGTCTGGGGACCGATCGGTTTATGGCTCCTATTCTCCGATCGGATTGGCACTGGCTTCGCGTTGCTGGCGTGGGGGACTTTCATCGTGAACCCGACAGACAATATTTTGAAGCCGCTATTGATCAGCAACGCGACAGACGTTCCACTCGTGATTGTCCTCTTCGGCGTAATGGGCGGGTTGCTCGCGTTCGGACTGGTCGGACTATTTCTCGGCCCGCTCATTCTGGCCGTCCTTTTTGCAATTTGGCGCCAATGGTTGGCGGAGGACGGCGATAGCAGTAGAAGCTCTGGATTTGGCTCGAAGCAGTAG
- the acsA gene encoding acetate--CoA ligase: MRASDNAARYATIHKDPASFAVPPNLADYAGVRAAFNWESARAGLSGLPQGRGLNIAYEAVDRHAYGPRADRVALRWIGKTGERRDYSYRELVLATNRLANALQSTGVKSGDNVFVLLGRVPELYVAILGALKMKCVVTPLFSAFGPEPIATRMEIGDARVLVTTETLYRRKLEALRGSLPKLHCVILVDADQDGEGTRSWRKLMQAASDAFEMPPTDPQETALLHFTSGTTGRPKGVVHVHEAVVTHYVTGLYALDLHDDDRFWCTADPGWVTGTSYGVIAPLTHGVTNIVVEAEFDAPTWYGVLAQERVTVWYTAPTAIRMMMKLGADALKDYDLSALRFAASVGEPLNAEAVVWGAEAFGLPFHDNWWQTETGGIMIANFASMDIKPGSMGRPLPGIEAGIVRRKADGGVETVNTDQEGELALKSGWPSMMRGYLHEEARYRKCFAGEWYLTGDLARCDDDGYFWFVGRADDVIKSSGHLIGPFEVESALMEHPAVAEVAVIGKPDPIAGEIVKAFVALKLGFPADEAMRKELLGHARKRLGAAVAPKEIELRANLPKTRSGKIMRRLLKARELGLPEGDLSTLESDER, encoded by the coding sequence ATGCGCGCCTCTGATAACGCTGCCCGTTATGCGACGATCCACAAGGATCCTGCCTCCTTTGCGGTTCCGCCAAACCTTGCAGACTACGCCGGTGTTCGCGCCGCGTTTAACTGGGAGTCGGCGCGCGCAGGTTTGAGTGGCCTGCCGCAAGGCCGGGGTCTGAACATCGCTTACGAGGCGGTGGACCGACATGCGTACGGTCCCCGCGCGGATCGGGTGGCGCTGCGGTGGATCGGGAAGACCGGAGAACGTCGCGATTATTCCTATCGCGAACTGGTCCTCGCCACTAATCGCCTCGCAAACGCCTTACAATCCACGGGCGTCAAGTCGGGCGACAATGTCTTCGTTCTGCTCGGCCGCGTTCCGGAGCTTTACGTCGCTATTCTGGGCGCGTTGAAGATGAAGTGCGTCGTCACGCCGCTCTTCTCCGCCTTCGGGCCCGAGCCGATCGCGACCCGCATGGAAATCGGCGACGCGCGCGTCCTGGTCACGACCGAAACGCTTTATCGGCGCAAGCTCGAAGCGCTACGCGGGAGCTTGCCCAAGCTCCACTGCGTTATTCTCGTCGACGCTGACCAAGACGGCGAAGGAACGCGCTCCTGGCGCAAGCTGATGCAAGCGGCCTCCGACGCCTTCGAAATGCCCCCGACCGATCCGCAAGAGACGGCGCTGCTGCATTTCACCAGCGGCACGACCGGCCGTCCCAAGGGCGTCGTACATGTGCACGAAGCCGTAGTGACGCATTACGTGACCGGACTCTATGCGCTCGATCTTCATGACGACGACCGCTTCTGGTGCACGGCGGACCCCGGCTGGGTGACGGGAACGAGCTATGGGGTCATCGCGCCGCTCACGCATGGCGTGACCAATATTGTCGTCGAGGCGGAATTCGACGCGCCGACATGGTACGGCGTGCTCGCACAGGAACGGGTCACCGTGTGGTACACCGCTCCCACCGCCATCCGCATGATGATGAAGCTCGGCGCGGACGCCTTGAAGGATTATGATCTCTCCGCCTTGCGTTTCGCCGCCAGCGTTGGAGAGCCGCTGAACGCCGAGGCGGTGGTGTGGGGCGCAGAGGCCTTCGGCCTGCCGTTTCATGATAATTGGTGGCAGACCGAAACGGGCGGCATCATGATCGCTAATTTCGCGTCCATGGACATCAAGCCCGGCTCGATGGGCCGCCCCTTGCCAGGCATCGAAGCGGGAATAGTCCGGCGGAAGGCCGACGGCGGGGTTGAAACGGTCAATACTGACCAAGAAGGCGAGCTTGCGCTCAAAAGCGGCTGGCCATCGATGATGCGCGGCTACCTTCACGAGGAAGCGCGCTATCGAAAATGCTTCGCTGGCGAATGGTATCTGACCGGCGATCTCGCACGCTGCGACGATGACGGCTATTTCTGGTTCGTCGGACGCGCCGACGACGTGATCAAATCCTCGGGCCATCTCATCGGCCCCTTCGAAGTCGAAAGCGCGCTGATGGAGCATCCGGCCGTCGCCGAAGTGGCGGTCATCGGCAAGCCGGATCCAATCGCCGGCGAGATCGTCAAGGCTTTCGTCGCCTTGAAGCTTGGCTTTCCGGCGGACGAAGCCATGCGCAAGGAGCTGCTCGGACACGCCCGCAAAAGGCTCGGCGCCGCCGTGGCGCCCAAAGAAATCGAGCTTCGCGCCAATCTGCCGAAGACACGTAGCGGCAAGATCATGCGGCGTTTGCTCAAGGCGCGCGAACTCGGCTTGCCGGAAGGCGATCTTTCGACGCTGGAGAGCGACGAGCGATGA
- the pdhA gene encoding pyruvate dehydrogenase (acetyl-transferring) E1 component subunit alpha, producing the protein MTKKVHLDHAHLLHLLKAMIRIRHFEAKCVELYQAQKILGFLHLYDGEEAVSVGVMEALTQDDAVIATYREHGQALARGVDPKCLMAEMMGKLNGCCRGRGGSMHFFDRARRFYGGNAIVGGGLPLALGVALADKMQRRSTVTACFFGEGAVDEGEFHETLNLAKLWRLPILFVCENNLYSMGMAVERAEADTDFVHKASGYRVAGEKVDGMDVVAVESAARNAIDRIRSENDPYFLECRTYRFRAHSMFDAQLYRSKDEVEAWRKKGPIVRFQTWLEANRLIKPEELAAIEEEVDKEIAAAVAFAEAGGLEPVSEVERFVTMEAVPS; encoded by the coding sequence ATGACCAAGAAAGTGCATCTCGATCACGCCCATCTGCTGCATCTCCTCAAGGCGATGATCCGCATCCGGCATTTCGAGGCCAAATGCGTCGAACTCTATCAGGCGCAAAAGATCCTCGGCTTTCTTCACCTCTATGACGGCGAGGAGGCGGTCTCGGTCGGCGTGATGGAGGCGCTGACGCAAGACGACGCCGTTATCGCGACCTATCGCGAACATGGCCAGGCGCTCGCCCGCGGCGTCGATCCGAAGTGCCTGATGGCCGAGATGATGGGTAAACTGAACGGGTGCTGCCGCGGGCGCGGCGGCTCCATGCATTTTTTTGATCGCGCGCGCCGTTTCTATGGCGGCAACGCCATCGTCGGCGGAGGCCTGCCGCTGGCGCTCGGCGTTGCGCTCGCCGACAAGATGCAGAGACGATCCACTGTCACGGCCTGCTTCTTTGGCGAAGGAGCGGTGGACGAGGGCGAGTTCCACGAGACGCTCAACTTGGCCAAGCTCTGGCGGCTTCCGATCCTGTTCGTCTGCGAGAATAATCTCTACTCCATGGGCATGGCGGTCGAGCGCGCAGAGGCCGACACCGACTTCGTGCATAAGGCGTCGGGCTACAGAGTCGCCGGCGAGAAGGTGGACGGCATGGACGTGGTCGCCGTCGAAAGCGCGGCGAGAAACGCCATTGATAGAATTCGCAGCGAAAACGACCCCTATTTCCTCGAGTGCCGAACCTATCGCTTCCGGGCGCATTCAATGTTTGACGCGCAACTCTACCGCTCGAAAGACGAGGTGGAAGCATGGCGTAAGAAAGGGCCGATCGTCCGCTTCCAGACCTGGTTGGAAGCCAATCGCTTGATCAAGCCCGAAGAGCTTGCGGCGATTGAAGAGGAGGTCGACAAGGAAATCGCGGCCGCGGTCGCTTTCGCGGAAGCCGGCGGTCTAGAACCGGTTTCGGAGGTTGAACGCTTCGTCACGATGGAGGCGGTCCCGTCGTGA